In the Topomyia yanbarensis strain Yona2022 chromosome 3, ASM3024719v1, whole genome shotgun sequence genome, one interval contains:
- the LOC131688335 gene encoding mitochondrial sodium/calcium exchanger protein-like, with the protein MSTIYANLSSPEVIKRILRHTSYVSGDIPDDCNQIHNLAPVDKCDFVKRTASCSEDVYYFDYTYFLFCTIGNENTGLFRLGAVLLVLGLLICFTVLGTTADQFFCPVLAVISKTLRVSETVAGVTILAFGNGSPDLFTAISNPLSDTEMMFGELLGAATFVIGVVAALILVIRPFQTDPAGVVRDVLFFLFAVCWITICAYDEKFHLSDAIVVVIVYVAYLTIVLIDFFLRKRKLHAVESRISLSGELPAADSYYNQLRGETEIIIRPRNPSLGSEVDISRNRVSVFVSERPSKNYHLIKDFYEHLNPIDIDEWEVAGWCGRTFTILKIPIRLVLTLIIPVVDYTVERHGWCKLLNMIHCFTLPLIFLSISGWITEKMFDIPVFAWLLIFSSIVVTTIFFTSRTDRPPRYHLVYAPLAFAGSIMIIYVIAQEVVSLLVTLGLVLNLSKSMLGLSVLAWGNSIGDMFSNITLAKQGYGKMAFAACMGGPLFNLCLGLGITIIVKALKRADHVAFSREGAMGLNIEAFLVQLLGTILLALLFTGFQGRRSVGFMMISTYIVFFLFCLLGEFEIIHPYGTDHNNEGEFV; encoded by the exons atgtCAACAATTTACGCGAACCTTTCTAGCCCGGAAGTCATCAAGCGGATCTTGAGACACACCAGTTACGTGTCCGGGGATATTCCT GACGATTGCAATCAGATTCATAATTTAGCCCCGGTTGATAAATGTGATTTTGTTAAGCGGACAGCTTCTTGCAGCGAAGATGTATACTATTTCGACTACACTTACTTTCTTTTCTGCACAATTGGGAACGAGAATACGGGGCTGTTCAGATTGGGTGCTGTGCTGCTAGTACTTGGATTGCTCATCTGTTTTACAGTGCTGGGAACAACGGCCGATCAGTT CTTCTGTCCTGTACTGGCCGTAATCTCGAAAACTCTCAGGGTAAGCGAAACCGTAGCCGGTGTCACAATCCTGGCCTTTGGCAATGGGTCACCGGATCTGTTCACGGCAATTAGCAATCCCCTTAGTGATACGGAAATGATGTTCGGAGAGTTGCTGGGAGCGGCCACGTTTGTGATCGGTGTAGTGGCTGCTCTTATCCTGGTGATTAGACCATTTCAAACCGATCCCGCTGGGGTCGTGCGGGATGTGCTGTTTTTCCTATTTGCTGTCTGTTGGATTACGATTTGTGCTTACGATGAGAAGTTCCACCTTTCTGATGCTATCGTCGTTGTCATCGTTTATGTGGCTTACCTGACGATTGTGTTGATAGATTTTTTTCTGAGGAAGAGGAAGCTACACGCGGTGGAGTCCAGGA TTTCACTGAGTGGGGAACTGCCGGCGGCAGATTCGTACTACAATCAACTACGAGGAGAGACAGAAATCATTATACGGCCAAGGAATCCTTCATTGGGTTCTGAAGTTGACATATCCAGAAATCGTGTGAGCGTTTTTGTGAGCGAAAGGCCATCGAAAAATTATCATCTAATCAAGGATTTCTACGAACATCTTAATCCAATAGACATTGATGAGTGGGAGGTAGCTGGGTGGTGTGGAAGAACTTTCAccattttgaaaatacccattcGTTTAGTTTTGACTTTAATTATTCCCGTAGTGGATTATACCGTCGAGCGGCACGGTTGGTGCAAACTGCTAAATATGATTCATTGTTTCACTCTTCCTTTGATATTTCTGAGCATCAGCGGTT GGATTACCGAGAAAATGTTCGACATACCAGTTTTTGCTTGGTTGCTGATATTTTCTTCAATAGTGGTGACCACGATATTCTTCACTTCGCGAACGGATAGACCTCCACGATATCATCTGGTTTACGCGCCACTAGCGTTCGCAGGATCAATAATGATTATCTACGTCATCGCCCAGGAGGTGGTTAGCCTGTTGGTCACTTTGGGTTTGGTACTTAACCTGTCCAAATCAATGCTTGGTTTATCGGTTCTAGCCTGGGGAAACAGCATTGGAGATATGTTTTCAAACATTACCCTAGCGAAGCAGGGTTACGGAAAAATGGCTTTTGCGGCGTGCATGGGAGGACCACTATTTA ACCTTTGCCTTGGACTGGGTATCACCATAATTGTGAAGGCTCTCAAAAGAGCGGACCACGTAGCTTTC TCTCGAGAAGGCGCCATGGGTCTGAATATTGAAGCGTTTCTAGTTCAGCTGCTGGGTACCATTCTCCTGGCGCTATTGTTTACCGGTTTCCAGGGTCGTCGCAGTGTCGGATTTATGATGATTTCCACATATATTGTGTTCTTTTTGTTCTGCCTGTTGGGCGAGTTTGAAATTATCCATCCTTACGGTACGGATCATAATAATGAAGGAGAATTTGTGTAA